A single region of the Streptomyces sp. NBC_01803 genome encodes:
- a CDS encoding ZIP family metal transporter encodes MSDVVLAGMWGLVAGSALLLGAVVGYRVRVPQWLVASVMAFGAGVLISAVSFELVGEAYEQAGLGPTVVGTVGGAVAFTAGNAWLAYRGARNRKRSGRVRSQPSESQREGSGLALALGALLDGVPESAVIGVSLLDGGAVSVVTVAAVFISNVPEGLSSSAGMRAAGRREGYVFGVWGAIAAASTVAAVLGYAVVGGFPEAVIAGVTAVAAGAILAMIADTMIPEAFEEAHLASGLVLVCGFLVSFALSHA; translated from the coding sequence ATGTCGGACGTCGTACTGGCCGGGATGTGGGGACTGGTGGCGGGGTCCGCGCTGCTGTTGGGCGCGGTCGTCGGGTACCGGGTGCGGGTGCCGCAGTGGCTCGTGGCCTCCGTGATGGCGTTCGGCGCCGGGGTGCTGATCTCCGCGGTGTCGTTCGAGCTGGTGGGTGAGGCGTACGAACAGGCCGGGCTGGGCCCGACGGTGGTCGGCACGGTCGGCGGCGCCGTCGCGTTCACGGCGGGCAACGCGTGGCTGGCGTACCGCGGCGCGCGGAACCGCAAACGCTCCGGCCGGGTGCGCTCCCAGCCGTCCGAGTCCCAGCGGGAGGGCTCGGGCCTGGCACTGGCGCTGGGCGCGCTGCTGGACGGCGTGCCCGAGTCGGCCGTGATCGGCGTCAGCCTGCTCGACGGGGGCGCGGTCAGCGTGGTGACGGTGGCCGCGGTCTTCATCAGCAACGTGCCCGAGGGGCTGTCCAGTTCGGCGGGCATGCGGGCGGCCGGGCGCCGCGAGGGGTACGTGTTCGGGGTCTGGGGCGCGATCGCCGCCGCGAGCACCGTCGCGGCGGTCCTGGGCTACGCGGTGGTCGGTGGCTTCCCCGAGGCCGTGATCGCCGGGGTCACGGCGGTCGCCGCGGGGGCGATCCTGGCGATGATCGCCGACACGATGATTCCGGAGGCTTTCGAGGAGGCGCATCTGGCCAGCGGGTTGGTCCTGGTCTGCGGTTTCCTCGTCTCGTTCGCCCTCTCCCACGCCTGA